In one Ferroacidibacillus organovorans genomic region, the following are encoded:
- a CDS encoding ABC transporter ATP-binding protein: MGQFRTVRDFLWANRGQYALGLLWIVFVDCLQLIIPKILGSFAQAYANGSLNISRLGFYAGIFCALGFLVGFSRYRWRMHIFGTSRRLEFELRNRLFSHLETLSTNYFNQHKTGDLMAHATNDVYAVRMALGSGLVMIVDPFFLIITTVIVMLNTVQGSLVFFSLLPLPILAVTVLFFGRVIHRRFILVQDAFSSLTDRVQESLAGARVVKTFVQEQAEVQKFTEGNRSYFGRQMALARIQSIYNPLIQIISSISFLIALVYGGILTIDHRITLGQYISFTSYLGLLTWPIMAIGWVINMLQRGSASMERINRIFNQRPEITDHELAVEKRTLSGAIEIRNLTFTHRGATTPSLKNISIQIPAGGRIALVGRTGSGKTTLVNLLLRLFDPPPGTIFIDGTDIRLLRLRDVRQAIGYVPQDNFLFSQTIAENIAFGVDEARQEEIEEAARIADVHDNIIDFPHGYETMLGERGVTLSGGQKQRVSIARALLKNPRILILDDSLSAVDTRTEDRILRGLDRVLSERTSILIAHRISTIKDADLILVLDEGAIAEQGTHEDLLRQNGIYAELYRKQQLEDQIASGDA, encoded by the coding sequence GTGGGTCAGTTTCGCACCGTCCGCGATTTTCTATGGGCCAACCGCGGCCAATACGCGTTAGGTCTCTTATGGATTGTTTTCGTTGACTGTCTCCAGTTAATCATTCCAAAAATTCTCGGCTCTTTCGCACAAGCGTACGCCAACGGCTCCCTGAACATCTCGCGGTTGGGCTTTTACGCAGGTATTTTCTGCGCGCTCGGTTTTCTCGTTGGTTTTTCTCGCTATCGCTGGCGCATGCATATTTTTGGAACATCCCGCCGTTTAGAGTTTGAGCTTCGCAACAGACTGTTTTCACACTTAGAGACCCTCTCAACCAACTATTTCAATCAGCATAAGACGGGAGACTTGATGGCGCACGCGACAAATGATGTGTACGCCGTGCGCATGGCGCTCGGTTCAGGACTCGTCATGATCGTAGACCCTTTTTTCCTTATCATCACAACCGTCATCGTGATGCTAAACACGGTTCAGGGCAGTCTCGTCTTTTTTTCCTTGCTGCCACTCCCAATTCTCGCAGTCACCGTGCTCTTTTTTGGCCGTGTCATCCACCGTCGCTTCATTCTCGTTCAAGACGCATTCTCTTCGCTCACCGATCGCGTACAAGAGAGTTTGGCTGGCGCGCGCGTTGTCAAAACATTTGTCCAGGAACAGGCGGAAGTGCAAAAATTCACGGAAGGGAACCGCAGCTATTTTGGCAGGCAGATGGCGCTCGCGCGCATTCAAAGCATCTATAATCCACTGATTCAGATCATCTCCTCGATTAGCTTTCTCATCGCACTCGTCTACGGGGGCATCCTGACGATCGACCATCGCATCACATTGGGGCAATACATCTCATTTACAAGCTATCTCGGATTGCTCACGTGGCCAATCATGGCCATTGGTTGGGTCATCAACATGCTTCAGCGCGGAAGCGCATCCATGGAGAGGATCAACCGCATCTTCAATCAGCGACCAGAAATCACGGATCACGAGTTGGCTGTGGAAAAACGCACACTTTCCGGAGCGATTGAAATCCGCAACCTCACCTTTACCCATCGCGGCGCGACAACACCGTCTCTCAAAAATATCTCCATTCAGATTCCGGCAGGCGGACGAATCGCCTTGGTGGGGCGTACGGGCAGCGGAAAAACCACCCTCGTCAATCTCTTATTGCGTCTTTTCGATCCACCGCCAGGAACGATTTTCATTGACGGAACCGATATCCGCCTCTTGCGCCTGCGCGATGTGCGCCAGGCGATCGGTTATGTGCCGCAAGACAATTTTCTCTTTTCACAGACCATCGCCGAAAACATCGCTTTTGGCGTAGACGAGGCACGCCAGGAGGAGATTGAAGAAGCCGCGCGCATCGCCGATGTCCACGACAACATCATCGATTTTCCACACGGTTATGAAACAATGCTTGGCGAACGCGGGGTGACCTTGTCAGGCGGGCAAAAACAACGCGTCTCGATCGCCCGCGCGCTGCTCAAAAACCCGCGGATTCTCATCCTTGACGACAGCCTTTCGGCGGTCGACACACGCACGGAGGATCGCATTTTGCGCGGGCTTGACCGTGTTCTGAGCGAGCGCACCTCGATCCTGATCGCACATCGCATCTCAACGATCAAAGACGCGGATCTCATCCTCGTCCTTGATGAAGGCGCGATCGCAGAACAAGGCACACATGAAGATTTGCTGCGGCAAAATGGCATTTATGCCGAACTCTATCGCAAACAACAACTTGAAGACCAAATCGCCAGCGGTGATGCGTAA
- a CDS encoding lytic transglycosylase domain-containing protein — MNLDPLRASSTTNLPPGEVTAKMRGGAAASQALPSSGLTAFQSALLQTIAQTELSGLSALSLSGSLSGTSMTSGSSLTSLLGGTSGSSLTSLLGGTSGSSLTSLLGGMSGSSLTSLLGGMSGTASGGLLGGTSSQLLSLMLATAAQSGSTANLSNLAAALGGVTGFSSGSSLSPATLQTLGAPMQTFSNPSSAETPSSSSGSATTAHYEAMIAALAPQYGLSPSLVSAVVKQESNFSANATSQAGAMGLMQLMPQTAQSLGVTNAYDPVQNLQAGMSYLSQLIHRYHGDVPLALAAYNAGPSTVDAFGGIPPYPETQNYVSSIMQSVSATP, encoded by the coding sequence ATGAACCTTGATCCGTTGCGCGCGTCTTCTACAACGAATTTGCCCCCAGGCGAAGTGACCGCCAAAATGCGTGGCGGCGCTGCCGCTTCCCAAGCGCTCCCTTCAAGCGGTTTGACCGCCTTTCAATCCGCACTTTTGCAGACAATTGCCCAAACGGAGCTCTCCGGTTTGTCCGCGCTCTCGCTATCAGGAAGTCTGTCAGGGACGAGTATGACAAGCGGTTCGTCGCTCACTTCGTTACTCGGCGGAACGAGCGGTTCGTCGCTCACTTCGTTACTCGGCGGAACGAGCGGTTCGTCGCTCACTTCGTTACTCGGCGGAATGAGCGGTTCGTCACTCACTTCGTTACTCGGCGGAATGAGCGGTACAGCCAGCGGAGGTTTGCTCGGAGGCACATCAAGCCAGTTGCTAAGCCTCATGCTCGCAACCGCTGCTCAGTCCGGATCAACCGCCAATCTCTCAAATCTCGCCGCCGCACTGGGTGGCGTGACCGGATTCTCAAGCGGCAGCTCCCTCTCACCTGCAACACTGCAAACGCTCGGCGCACCGATGCAAACCTTTTCGAACCCATCCTCCGCAGAGACGCCCTCATCAAGCAGCGGTTCCGCGACGACTGCCCACTATGAAGCGATGATCGCGGCGCTTGCTCCCCAATACGGACTCAGTCCAAGTCTCGTATCTGCCGTCGTCAAACAGGAGTCGAACTTTTCCGCAAACGCCACATCGCAAGCAGGAGCGATGGGCCTGATGCAATTGATGCCGCAAACCGCACAGTCGCTCGGCGTTACTAACGCTTATGATCCTGTTCAAAATCTGCAAGCAGGCATGTCCTATTTAAGCCAATTGATTCACCGTTATCACGGAGATGTCCCCCTTGCGTTGGCAGCGTACAACGCCGGACCAAGTACCGTAGACGCCTTTGGCGGAATTCCGCCCTACCCGGAGACTCAGAACTACGTATCTTCCATCATGCAATCCGTGAGCGCGACGCCCTGA
- a CDS encoding TetR/AcrR family transcriptional regulator: MELDEHPAGEKAESRERKERGRKETRNKILQAAMDVFSEKGYNDTLVDDITRESSTSKGAFYFHFPSKKAIFEVLLDTLIDRLLAGANQAIDARHGAVEKIRAALSVVLSTLTRHEKATRLLFVEASGLGKTFDRQVHAAHRAIARFIAGHLEQAVENGSIEPIDCTLTAYAWLGAIHEVLLMRLLEKEARPLADLVDPLCDLLVKSLQPTSISRLVKGMNEHDEP, translated from the coding sequence GTGGAACTAGATGAGCATCCGGCCGGCGAAAAGGCGGAAAGTCGTGAACGAAAAGAGCGCGGACGAAAAGAAACGAGAAACAAAATTCTCCAGGCCGCCATGGATGTCTTTTCAGAAAAAGGGTATAACGATACGCTCGTAGACGATATAACGCGCGAATCCTCCACCTCAAAAGGCGCCTTTTATTTTCATTTTCCTTCGAAAAAGGCGATCTTCGAGGTACTTCTTGACACACTGATTGACCGCCTGCTGGCAGGCGCAAACCAGGCCATCGATGCCCGTCACGGCGCTGTAGAGAAAATCCGTGCGGCGCTGTCCGTCGTTTTGTCTACGCTGACACGCCACGAAAAGGCGACGCGCCTGCTGTTTGTGGAGGCATCAGGACTCGGCAAAACGTTTGATCGCCAAGTCCATGCGGCACATCGCGCAATCGCGCGGTTTATCGCAGGCCATTTGGAGCAGGCGGTGGAAAATGGATCCATCGAACCGATTGACTGCACGCTTACGGCATACGCATGGCTCGGTGCGATCCATGAGGTTCTGTTGATGAGACTTCTCGAAAAAGAAGCGCGTCCACTCGCAGATCTTGTAGACCCACTCTGTGACCTTTTGGTAAAATCATTGCAGCCTACATCCATTTCCAGGCTCGTGAAAGGTATGAATGAACACGATGAACCTTGA
- a CDS encoding cell division protein FtsA translates to MGEWAYALDIGTRGVTGLLYVKTAQGIEIHAVETQEHHDRAMRDGQIHDVRAVAAVIQEVTRALENTSGVSLKKVSVAAAGRSLQTVTASATIPLLVPCKEEDLHQLHMVAIESAKAKWGFEARSHQKPTGLLHCVGYSVREYTLDGERMVNLIGQSGHEASVSLIATFLPRTVIESLDAALTHAGLMMRGLTLEPIAALHALVPSSMRNLNIALVDIGAGTSDVALTGNGSVRSYGMVPVAGDEITEALEQAYLLDFPVAERVKRSLDLDAIDVEDVLGQTRHLSSKKLLATLRPAVSDLAQKIADEIIRLNEKAPDALMLIGGGAKTPFLEKELSDKLGLPLDRIRVRDRVSIHQAKGCTETLYGPESVTPIGIALTAENSEITPITVRYDGRDHRLFAMRQMTVGDALTECGLDLRRLRARAGNALVVEVNEEIRSLPGSPGTQGIVQKNGIPCLLDDTLEAGDTLSVAVGEDGKDAFGTIADVLTISPISMTVNGTVQRVLPRILKNGRVATPHSKLSDRDVIVTKWPTISEWVGTIIGRNVVERIAVVVDEKPLELQWQTMLIEPQFSWDETIVEGLAFSLKGATSAPPTVHDALCAAGYRAGEGISVLVNGIRREIPLIERILKNGAPCDLKAPLEQGDVITTEGRQETPPTMSTMVLLLSETLRAGVRGRERLVMKINGEEAEFTSPVAHGDEVEVYYIPWN, encoded by the coding sequence ATGGGCGAGTGGGCGTACGCGCTTGATATCGGGACGCGCGGCGTAACGGGACTCCTTTATGTTAAAACCGCGCAAGGAATTGAGATTCACGCAGTTGAAACGCAGGAACATCACGACCGCGCGATGCGTGACGGTCAGATCCACGATGTGCGTGCGGTTGCTGCGGTCATTCAAGAGGTGACGCGCGCGCTTGAAAACACTTCTGGCGTATCACTCAAAAAGGTCTCCGTTGCGGCGGCAGGGCGCTCCTTGCAGACAGTGACTGCCAGTGCGACAATTCCTCTGCTCGTACCGTGCAAGGAAGAGGATCTCCATCAACTCCACATGGTCGCCATCGAATCGGCCAAAGCGAAGTGGGGTTTTGAGGCGCGCTCCCACCAAAAGCCGACAGGACTCCTTCACTGTGTTGGGTACAGCGTCCGCGAGTACACACTCGATGGCGAGCGAATGGTTAACCTTATAGGGCAAAGCGGGCACGAGGCCAGCGTTTCGCTCATCGCGACATTTTTGCCGCGCACCGTCATCGAGTCACTCGATGCGGCCTTGACACATGCCGGACTCATGATGCGCGGCCTCACGCTGGAGCCGATTGCAGCGCTCCACGCCCTCGTGCCTTCTAGTATGAGGAACTTGAACATCGCATTGGTTGACATCGGCGCCGGAACATCTGATGTCGCGCTGACGGGGAATGGCTCTGTGCGCTCCTACGGCATGGTTCCCGTCGCCGGAGACGAGATCACCGAAGCGCTCGAACAAGCATATCTGCTCGACTTTCCGGTTGCCGAGCGCGTCAAACGCTCGCTTGATTTGGATGCGATCGATGTAGAAGACGTGCTTGGTCAAACGCGCCACCTGTCATCCAAAAAACTGCTCGCAACACTGCGTCCTGCCGTCTCTGACCTGGCGCAAAAGATTGCTGATGAGATTATTCGCCTCAACGAAAAAGCGCCGGATGCGCTCATGTTGATCGGCGGTGGCGCAAAAACGCCATTTCTTGAAAAAGAATTATCCGATAAGCTCGGTCTCCCGCTCGATCGCATCCGAGTTCGCGACCGCGTTTCGATCCATCAGGCAAAAGGCTGCACAGAAACACTATACGGTCCGGAATCCGTCACCCCGATTGGCATCGCGCTCACTGCCGAGAACTCAGAGATTACACCGATCACAGTGCGCTATGATGGGCGGGATCACCGCCTTTTTGCCATGCGGCAGATGACAGTTGGCGACGCATTGACAGAGTGTGGACTCGATCTTCGCCGCTTGCGGGCGCGCGCTGGAAATGCACTTGTGGTTGAAGTGAATGAAGAGATTCGCTCGCTTCCCGGATCGCCTGGGACGCAAGGCATCGTGCAAAAAAATGGAATCCCGTGCCTGCTTGATGACACCCTTGAGGCAGGCGATACGCTAAGTGTCGCCGTTGGAGAAGACGGCAAAGACGCGTTTGGCACAATTGCTGATGTGCTTACGATAAGTCCTATCTCGATGACTGTAAACGGAACGGTACAACGCGTATTGCCGCGTATTTTAAAAAATGGCCGAGTTGCTACGCCCCACAGCAAACTCAGCGACCGCGATGTCATCGTGACAAAATGGCCCACGATCAGCGAGTGGGTGGGCACGATCATTGGCCGCAATGTCGTAGAGCGGATCGCAGTTGTCGTCGATGAAAAACCGCTTGAACTGCAGTGGCAAACCATGCTCATTGAACCTCAGTTCTCCTGGGACGAAACAATTGTAGAGGGACTCGCCTTCTCGCTTAAAGGTGCGACATCTGCTCCGCCCACTGTACATGACGCACTTTGCGCCGCAGGTTATCGCGCGGGAGAAGGGATCTCCGTCCTTGTCAACGGAATTCGGCGAGAGATTCCATTGATCGAGCGAATCCTGAAAAACGGTGCGCCGTGCGATCTCAAGGCCCCCCTTGAACAAGGCGACGTGATCACCACAGAAGGTCGCCAAGAAACACCGCCCACGATGAGTACGATGGTTCTTCTCCTATCCGAAACGCTGCGGGCTGGCGTGCGCGGACGTGAACGGCTTGTCATGAAAATCAACGGAGAAGAGGCTGAGTTTACTTCTCCTGTTGCACATGGCGACGAGGTGGAGGTGTATTACATCCCGTGGAACTAG